Genomic DNA from Desulfuromonas sp. TF:
GACGTGCGGTGACCGAGGAGTCGAGCTGGCGCAGGCTTCCTGCGGTGGCATTCCGGGGATTGGCGAAGGCGGGCTGCCCTTCTTCCTCCCGCTCATGATTGAGCGCCTGAAAGTCCTTGAGGTTCATGTAAACCTCCCCGCGCACCTCCAGCAGCGGCGGGCAGGAAGAGCGCAGTTTCAAAGGAATCGACGGAATCGTCTTGAGGTTTTCGGTGATCTTCTCGCCGGTGATTCCGTCGCCCCGGGTGGACCCGGTCTCCAGAAAACCGTCGCGATAAACCAGCTCCACCGCAACCCCATCCATCTTCATCTCGCAGGCATACTCGATTTCCGCATCGGAGGCTAGAAAACGACGGATGCGCGCATCGAATTCCCTCATTTCGCTTTCGTCGAATGAATTCTCCAGCGAGAGCATGGGAAGGGTATGGCGAACCGGTTCGAATTTTTCCAGCGGGGGCGCCCCGACCCGCCGGGAGGGGGAATCGGCGGTGGCCAGCTCGGGAAAGGCCTTCTCGATCTCCTGCAATTCGCGAAACAGCCGGTCATATTCGGAGTCAGAGATTTCCGGGCGGTCCAGGGCATAATAAAGGTAATTATGATGGTGCAGCAGGCTGCACAGTTCGGCGTGACGCCGGTATGCCTGGCTCTTTTCCATCGACGCTCCTGAAAAGGCGGGGACGAATTTTGTCAATATGAGTGGAACCTTTATCTGCCAGAGCGCCTTATAGCACAGAGAAGGTCCTCTTTTCAATAAGATCGCCTCAAACTGCAATTGTATTACGATAAAGCTTGAGGTAAAATCCACCCACCAATTTTCCTGTAAAATTTTTCTGTAATCATAGCGGGGAAAAGCTGAATGTCAGATGACCAACTACTGCACCTGATCGGATTGGGTATCCTGTTCGTGTTTTCCGCCTTCTTTTCCGGCTCGGAAACCGCCCTCATGTCCATTGACAAGCTGCGCGTCAAGTACCTTGTGCAGAAGAATCGCCGGGGGGCGCAGAAGCTCGATGCCCTCCTGTCCCGCCCCGACCATCTGCTGGGCGCCATCCTGGTGGGCAACAACCTGGTCAACATCGCCGCTTCGGTTTTCGCCACCACCTTTTTCGTCGGCCTCTACGGAGAGCAGGGAGAGCTTCTCACCATCCTCATTCTCACACCCCTCCTGCTGATCCTGTCCGAAGTCTGTCCCAAGACCTATGCCGCCCAGTATCCGGAAAAGGTCTCCTTCATGGTGCTGCGGCCGATTATCTTCGGGATGACGATTCTCATGCCGGTCGTCTGGCTGGTCACCGGAGTTTCGCGCCTCCTCACACGTTTCATCAAGGGAGAAGAGGAGCGGCCCATCATCTCCGAAGACGAGATCCGCAGCATCATCCGGGTGGGAGAGGAGACGGGGGTGGTGGCCAAGGAGCAGCGCCGCATGCTCCACGGGATCTTCGAGCTCTCCCAGATCCGGGTCCGGGACGTGATGATTCCGCGGACTGAGGTGGCGGGGATCGATGTGAACACTCCTTTCGAGGATGTGCTGCGTCTGACCCAGCAGGCCCGTCATTCGCGTTTTCCTGTTTTCGAGGAAAGTCTGGACAACGTGGTGGGGATCATTCACTCGAAGGATATCCTCAACTACGTCGACCGGCCCCAGGAATTCTCCATTCGGGAAGTTGCCCGCCCCCCTTATTTCGTCCCTGAATCCAAACCGATCGAGACCCTTCTTCAGTCATTTCGAAGAAAACGGGTGCATCTGGCCGTGGTGGTGGACGAGTATGGCGGCGTCGAAGGGATCGT
This window encodes:
- a CDS encoding HlyC/CorC family transporter, translated to MSDDQLLHLIGLGILFVFSAFFSGSETALMSIDKLRVKYLVQKNRRGAQKLDALLSRPDHLLGAILVGNNLVNIAASVFATTFFVGLYGEQGELLTILILTPLLLILSEVCPKTYAAQYPEKVSFMVLRPIIFGMTILMPVVWLVTGVSRLLTRFIKGEEERPIISEDEIRSIIRVGEETGVVAKEQRRMLHGIFELSQIRVRDVMIPRTEVAGIDVNTPFEDVLRLTQQARHSRFPVFEESLDNVVGIIHSKDILNYVDRPQEFSIREVARPPYFVPESKPIETLLQSFRRKRVHLAVVVDEYGGVEGIVTLEDIVEEIVGEIQDEYDVEEVLIREIAPGRYLVDGSTSLRSINRRFGLQLSEEHANTLAGFLLRTMGSIPEVGDSCQSDGTRFIVRKVEDRRVEEIEMLLATPPSK